The sequence TAGCCACATGTTACGACAGCAACCACCTGGGCCAACCCCGCGTTTTCCCAATTTGTTGATGCGATTTCGGCGTAATCCTTTGCTTTTTTTAACCCAAGCCGCGCGTGAATATGGCGATGTAGTGCGGTTGAAATTTGGGCCACGCGAATTAATTTTGTTAAATCACCCTGATGATATTCATGCGATGTTGGTGACAAATCAGAAGATTTTGGCCAAAAGTATAGTTTTGCAACGCTCCAAACGTTTATTAGGCAATGGCTTGTTGACCAGCGAAGGCGAGCAACACATGCGCCAGCGCCGTTTGGTACAGCCCGCTTTTCATCGCAAACGGATCGCGGGCTATGCTGAGGTGATGGCCATCTATGCTGCCGAAATGCGCGAACAATGGCAACCAAACCAAGTTTTTGATGTGCATGCCGAGATGATGCGCTTGACCTTGCGGATTGTAGCTAAAACCTTGTTTGATGCCGATGTTGAGCGTGATGCCCAGGCGGTTGGCGAGGCGCTTGAACATTTGCTCAATCGCTTTAATGTGATGATTTTGCCCTTTGCTGAGTTGATCGAACGCTTGCCACTAGCCTCGAATCGGCGGGTTCAAGCGAGCATTCAATATCTCGATCAATTGATGTTTCGGGTGATTGAAGAACGCCGCCACGATCAACGCGACCACGGCGATTTGCTCTCGATGCTGCTGTTGGCCCAAGATACCGAGGGCGATGGTACAGGGATGGACAATCAACAAGTGCGCGATGAGGCGATTACGCTGTTTTTGGCGGGCCATGAAACTACTGCGAATGCTTTGAGTTGGACATGGTATTTGCTTAGCCAACATCCGGCAGTTGCTGAACGTTGGTATCGCGAACTCGACGAGGTGCTGGCAGGGCGCATTCCAACCATGGATGATGTTCAAAACTTGAGCTATACGCGCATGATTCTATCCGAATCGATTCGTATGTATCCCCCAGCGTGGATTATGGGGCGTGAAGCCTTGGCCGAATATCAGGTTGGCGAGTATGTTTTTCCCGCTGGGATTGGCCTGACCGTTTCGCCGTTTGTGGTGCATCATGATGAACGTTGGTTCCCCAATGCTTATCAATTTAATCCTGACCGTTGGACGGCTGAGCAAATTGCTCAACGCCCCAAGTGGAGCTATATTCCGTTTGGTGGTGGCTCGCGAATTTGCATCGGCGAACAATTTGCTTGGATGGAAGGCATTTTATTGCTGGCAACGATTGGCCAGCGCTGGCGCTTAAAGCTTGTGCCTGAGCATCCAGTGGCTCTACAACCTGTCATTACCCTACGGCCACGCCATGGGATTAAGATGGTCGCGGTTGCCCGCTAAATGATCGTGGATACGCACTGGCTTGCAGCTATTAGCGTTTGATATTTGACCAGTCTCTGATCGCCTATAGTCTCATCCCCATCTGCCTTGTGCTTTGTTCTAAGCGTAGCCCATGCCAGCAGTTGAGCAATAGGGCAATCGCGCTAGCAGCAATCAACCCACTGCCCAAGCGCAAAAGCCAAACATTATTTATCACCACTGCAACAACCACCAAGCCACTGCCCAAGCCATAACTTGCAATCGCGATGCTGCTCAATTGCGGCCAAAATAGCTCGCGGGCAGTGCTTGGAACAGGTTGTTTGGGATTATTGGCACGGGCTATCCAAATCAAAAATGGAATAATTTTGTGCAGCATGGTCATGATTGCAAGGCCAATCCAGCCTTGCATGGCTGCCATAAATAACACCTGAAATTGCTTAACGCCACTGCTTGGCAACCAACCTAGACTGGCTGCAACCGCCCAGCTACTACAAATTAATAGCCAAGCTCCCGCCGTAATAAACACTTTGATTGGGCTTTCAACGTGGCGGCGAATCCGATGCTTGAGGATAGTTCGTACATCAGCCAACCATGCACCGATACTGAGCACAATTAAACCTGTGCAACTCAACATAATTGATTGTGAAGCTTGATGCCACAGGGCTAAACCAGTCGCATAGGCCGCAAGGTTCATTCCAAGCATCGCGACCCAGCGCCAACGGCAAAGATAGCCGTGAGCTAAAGTAAACATTGGCAACAAACGATAACTAAGCGCCAAGGTGAGCGTGCTAAACCAACCCAAAACGCCCAACGTGGCATGCCCCAACGGACCATAGGCCACCAAACTCGGCCAAACGAGGATTGAGCGATTGATGACCAAGGCGATACCAATTAGGAGTTGAATTGTTAAGGTCGTTAATCCTAAACTGATTCCAATCGTCGTCACATCCCACTGTTGCGCAACCCATAAGGTGCGGCCATAGCTCGCCAAAATGCCCAACAAGCCAAGACTCATCAATCCAGCCCCGCTAATCAGCCAATGAGCTGCCGCTTGACTAAATGCCCAACTAAACAGGCCGCTGCCAACCACAAACGCGCCAAAGCTCCAATCGACCATGCTGCGCCAAGCCAACGGTTGCTGTAACAGCACTGGCAAGAGTTGATATAAGGCCGCCAAACAAATTAAGCTAGCCCAGCCAAGTGTGATCAAGTGGGTCAAACTTAAGATGTTGGGGCTATAGGGGAAGCCAATCAACTGCGGCGCAATCAGCCCTTGCAAACTGGCCCAAGCCAGCAAAAATCCTTGGGCAATTAGCAGCAGAATCAACACATTGCGAGCGTGATTATAGGTTTGGCTGGGCACATGCATCGCATCCTCGTTTCAGCAAGCAATTAACCGATGCTTCAGCCTAGCAAATTTCGGCTAGCGATGGCGTGACTTTTCTCACATAGCTTGGTTGTGAGAAAAGTCGCTGCTCAATCGACCTGCTGGCGCTAGACTCAGCATAGTGAGCTATTAGCGCAACGAGGTATCCATGATTACCGCTACTATGACGGTCGCTGACATTCTCAAGCGTTATCCCAATTTGCTTGAGGTTTTTGTGGCTCAACATCAGGCCTTTCAACGGCTGCGCAATCCGCTGTTGCGGCGGGTATTTGCCCGCATGGTTACGCTTGAACAGGCCGCCCAAATTGCTCAAATTGAGCCAGCCAGTTTAGTGCAAGCACTGAATCAGGCTAATGGCGAACCCGTTGCGGTTACGCCGCTGGCTGAGCCTTCCAGCCCACAGCTTGATCCAACGATTCCACCAGCTTGGCTGCAATTTAGCCATATCAGCTATTTACTCGATGTACGTGAAGCCCAAGCAACTGCCCAAAATCCCTTGGCGCTGATTACTCCCGCCACGCTAGCGCTTGCCGATGATCAACTGTTGCTTTTACGCAGCAGCTTCGAGCCAGTGCCGTTGTATCAGTGGCTCGCTCGGCGCGGCTACCAAGCTTGGGCGCACCAACATACCAGCGACGATTGGTTGGTGTTGATCGGACGACTTGCCAGCACTGAAACTCAGCCAAGCGACCAGCCCAACTCCGCCAAGCCATGTGTGGTTTTGGATAATCGCGGCCTCAAACCACCCGAACCGATGGTGCGCACGATTACAACGCTCAAAAAGTTGCCGCCCATGAGCTATTTAATCGGCGTTACCGACCGAATCCCGGTGATATTGCACGAAACGCTGAGCGACGAAGGCTACACGTTTGAGTCGTTAGGCCAGATTCAACAAAGCTATCTGACCCTGATCACTGCTGGGTAAGGAGTTTTCAACCAAAGCTATTTAGCTGATTCCATTGTTGTGAGTTGCTAGCGAATAGCCTATTTGCTATTCCCCTCCATGTGCCAAGTGAAAACAACAGTGTCGTTATAGGTTCAAGGAGCACCCGATGGTCAAACCTCGCCCCGTTCGGAAAGCGATTATTTGGGGTTGCATTACCACTTTTAGTCTTGCGATCATGATTGCGGTTGGTTCGCGTGATCTGGCGCATTTTGATGCAGCCCTCGTCGCCTATACCTTTGCCACGCTTTTTGCCACCTTCGGCATTACCTACCGCTATACGATGTGGCTGCAACGCCCGCCAACCGCCATGTATTGGAAACGCGGCTGGCAAATGTTTTTTAAACCTCAGCGCTTATTAACCAACACCCGCAATTTATTTACCCGCACAACCAGCGATTTTGCCGCCAATCGCTTTATTTGGAAGCGTGGCAAATTGCGCTGGCTGGCCCACTGGTTCATTATGTGGGGCTGTATTATTGCCCTCGCGATTACTTTTCCCTTGGTGTTTGGTTGGCTGCACTTCGAGAGCGTACCAGGCTCGTTAGAGTCATATCGGGCTTATATTTTTGGCTTTGCGCTCTTCGATTTCCCTGT is a genomic window of Chloroflexota bacterium containing:
- a CDS encoding cytochrome P450; protein product: MLRQQPPGPTPRFPNLLMRFRRNPLLFLTQAAREYGDVVRLKFGPRELILLNHPDDIHAMLVTNQKILAKSIVLQRSKRLLGNGLLTSEGEQHMRQRRLVQPAFHRKRIAGYAEVMAIYAAEMREQWQPNQVFDVHAEMMRLTLRIVAKTLFDADVERDAQAVGEALEHLLNRFNVMILPFAELIERLPLASNRRVQASIQYLDQLMFRVIEERRHDQRDHGDLLSMLLLAQDTEGDGTGMDNQQVRDEAITLFLAGHETTANALSWTWYLLSQHPAVAERWYRELDEVLAGRIPTMDDVQNLSYTRMILSESIRMYPPAWIMGREALAEYQVGEYVFPAGIGLTVSPFVVHHDERWFPNAYQFNPDRWTAEQIAQRPKWSYIPFGGGSRICIGEQFAWMEGILLLATIGQRWRLKLVPEHPVALQPVITLRPRHGIKMVAVAR
- a CDS encoding DUF2249 domain-containing protein: MITATMTVADILKRYPNLLEVFVAQHQAFQRLRNPLLRRVFARMVTLEQAAQIAQIEPASLVQALNQANGEPVAVTPLAEPSSPQLDPTIPPAWLQFSHISYLLDVREAQATAQNPLALITPATLALADDQLLLLRSSFEPVPLYQWLARRGYQAWAHQHTSDDWLVLIGRLASTETQPSDQPNSAKPCVVLDNRGLKPPEPMVRTITTLKKLPPMSYLIGVTDRIPVILHETLSDEGYTFESLGQIQQSYLTLITAG